One part of the Ziziphus jujuba cultivar Dongzao chromosome 2, ASM3175591v1 genome encodes these proteins:
- the LOC107418262 gene encoding pentatricopeptide repeat-containing protein At5g50280, chloroplastic, producing MALLHLKLPLSFPFIPNRFIQHHSSKTFLFLHSKTPRLLSFCTAPPTSQSTSSASPIFLPYLQEDENDVVNDDNDDEQEDPEAVEEVELEDDDSEPEDPFIRFFKSRSSTQDPQLEGRLSFQTNRRSSWHLARDTEFVDDKEEAVTESDVEEELLGEKAELGSVSIDSEALSVGTVGEILQIARNLPQNLTLGESLGGFEGRVSEKEGVEVLRLMGQEGLFMGCLYFFEWMGLQERSLVTPQAYSVLFALLGRAGMGDKLMVLFMNLPPKKEFRDVRVYNAAISGLMCSQRYDDAWKVYEAMEANNIHPDHVTCSILITMMRKTGLSAKEAWEFFEKMNRKGVEWSPEVLGSIVKSFCDEGLKSEALIIQIEMAKKGVFPNAIVYNTLMDAFCKSNQIEEAEGLFAEMKSKGIKPTSASFNVLMDAYSRRMQPEIVEKLLVEMQDMGLDPNAKSFTCLISAYARQKKSDMAADAFLRMKKVGIAPTSHSYTALIHAYSVSGWHEKAYIAFENMQRERLKPSIETYTALLDAFRRAGDTQTLMKIWKMMIKEKIQGTRVTFNTLLDGFSKQGCYTEARDVISEFGKIGLQPTVMTYNMLMNAYARGGQHSKLPQLLKEMATLSLKPDSITYSTMIYAYVRVRDFKRAFFYHKKMVKSGQVPDAKSYQKLRAILDVKAAGKNKNDKRAILGIVNSKMGLVKVKRKKDEFWKNRKKRVRTGKYASNDSHTANN from the exons ATGGCTCTCTTACACCTGAAGCTtcctctttcctttcctttcattCCCAATCGCTTTATACAACACCATTCCTCTAAAACTTTCCTCTTTCTACACTCCAAGACCCCCAGACTTCTCTCTTTCTGCACAGCTCCTCCCACTTCTCAGTCTACTTCTTCTGCTTCCCCTATTTTCCTCCCGTATCTCCAAGAAGATGAAAACGATGTTGtaaatgatgataatgatgatgaacaAGAGGACCCAGAAGCAGTTGAAGAAGTGGAACTAGAAGACGACGACTCAGAACCAGAAGACCCATTTATCAGATTCTTCAAGTCTCGCTCTTCAACCCAAGACCCTCAACTAGAAGGCAGACTCTCCTTCCAGACGAACCGTCGCTCTTCTTGGCATCTCGCTAGAGATACCGAATTTGTAGACGATAAAGAAGAAGCTGTAACGGAGTCCGATGTGGAAGAAGAATTGCTTGGTGAAAAAGCAGAATTGGGTTCGGTCAGTATTGATTCAGAAGCATTATCTGTGGGCACAGTTGGAGAAATTTTGCAAATTGCTAGGAATTTGCCGCAGAATCTGACTTTGGGGGAGTCACTGGGAGGTTTCGAAGGAAGGGTCAGTGAGAAAGAGGGTGTGGAGGTGTTAAGGTTGATGGGTCAGGAAGGTCTATTCATGGGTTGCTTGTATTTCTTTGAATGGATGGGTTTGCAGGAACGTTCTCTTGTCACTCCTCAGGCTTATTCTGTTTTGTTTGCATTGTTGGGGAGAGCTGGAATGGGCGACAAATTGATGGTTTTGTTCATGAATTTGCCACCCAAAAAGGAATTTCGAGATGTTCGTGTTTATAATGCTGCAATTTCTGGCCTCATGTGCTCTCAAAG GTATGATGATGCTTGGAAGGTTTATGAGGCAATGGAAGCAAACAATATCCATCCAGATCATGTGACATGTTCAATTTTGATTACTATGATGAGAAAAACTGGCCTTAGTGCAAAAGAGGCTTGGGAGTTCTTTGAGAAAATGAACAGGAAAGGTGTTGAATGGAGTCCAGAAGTTTTGGGGTCTATTGTAAAATCGTTCTGTGACGAGGGACTGAAGAGTGAAGCCCTTATCATCCAGATAGAAATGGCAAAGAAAGGAGTCTTTCCAAATGCCATTGTGTATAATACTCTAATGGATGCTTTTTGTAAATCCAACCAAATCGAGGAAGCTGAAGGTCTCTTTGCCGAGATGAAATCTAAAGGGATTAAACCGACGTCTGCTAGCTTTAATGTACTAATGGATGCATACAGTAGAAGAATGCAGCCTGAGATTGTCGAGAAGCTACTGGTGGAAATGCAGGATATGGGCTTGGATCCAAATGCTAAGTCATTTACATGCCTCATTAGTGCATATGCAAGGCAGAAGAAGAGCGATATGGCTGCAGATGCATTTTTAAGGATGAAGAAAGTTGGCATAGCTCCAACTTCACATTCGTATACAGCTCTTATCCATGCTTATTCAGTTAGTGGATGGCATGAAAAAGCTTATATAGCATTTGAGAACATGCAAAGGGAAAGATTAAAGCCATCCATAGAAACATACACTGCTCTACTGGATGCATTTAGGCGTGCTGGTGACACACAGACATtaatgaaaatttggaaaatgatGATCAAAGAGAAGATTCAAGGGACTAGGGTGACATTCAACACTCTTCTGGATGGATTTTCTAAACAAGGTTGCTATACTGAAGCAAGAGATGTCATTTCTGAATTTGGGAAGATTGGATTGCAGCCAACAGTGATGACATACAATATGCTGATGAACGCATATGCTCGTGGAGGACAACACTCAAAGTTGCCACAGCTTTTGAAAGAGATGGCAACTCTCAGTCTAAAACCAGATTCTATTACGTATTCAACCATGATCTATGCTTATGTTCGTGTTCGCGATTTCAAGAGAGCATTTTTCTATCACAAGAAAATGGTGAAAAGTGGGCAGGTACCAGATGCCAAGTCTTATCAGAAGCTTAGAGCCATTTTGGATGTAAAAGCTGCAGGAAAGAATAAGAATGATAAAAGAGCTATACTTGGTATAGTTAACAGCAAAATGGGTTTGGTAAAAGttaagagaaagaaagatgAATTTTGGAAGAACAGGAAAAAGCGTGTGAGAACTGGTAAATATGCTTCAAATGACAGTCATACTGCTAATAACTGA